From Gossypium raimondii isolate GPD5lz chromosome 11, ASM2569854v1, whole genome shotgun sequence:
GGATTATAGCTATAGTTAACAATATTAGGCTTCTCGGGGATGATCTCAATAAGAGGACCAACATTCCGGTAACGTCCCCTTCATCGGAGCCCAAACCCGATCCCTCAAGATATGTATatggcaaaagaaaaaaagaaactagaatggttattgttgtttttttttttaaccttttttttaagaacaaaatatgaaaagcctcctttttttttcttttatttcatttcatctatatatattgttttttaatcttgtttttttttataaaaaatgataataataatatttaataataatagtagcagtgatgataataataatttgggccCTTGACAggcccaaaaagaaaagaagaaaaaaagaaaaaaaaagaaaaataaaggtttcaaaTTGACTAAAATCGGGTGGACATGATtcaagagaaaacaaaaatttaaatgagcCTCCAATTGGACTCAGACAAAAAGGGTGTCTACATAATTAAATGGTAGTTTAGGTATAAACTTGGAAAAAAGGGTGTAATTTAGGTAATAATTTGTggattaaactaaaaaaaaaaagagttaaaaaggATTTGATAGCAATGTTATCAGTTTAGTAAAAGAGGAGTAACTATCACTTgtaataaaagtaatttaactATACTCAACCAAAGAGAAGCAAATAGGGTGAAATGTTGATGGGAAAAATCAGTTATTAtcttcaaatttcacatctgtTAAAGCAACATTCAGGATTTGGAGAAAGAGAGGCTCAATTCCTTATAGTTAGCCAACTGAAATATATGACCGTTTCTCcataaagaagaaaaaccaTAAAGCAAAGATACTTCCCTAGACCGATTTCTTCCTTCCATTATATGTATGCATGCAGCAAAATAGATAAACCACAAgcaatatttgtattaattaacattaacacacataaaaaaaataaaactacatAATTTCGCAGCCTGCTGTATCTAACTGGCTTGCACTCCAATGCGTAGCGATAGCGGAACTTCAGCCAACAGCTGGCCTCCACTCCAAATTGTAGCGATTGCAGAACTTGAGCAAAGGTTGAACAACATTCTTAACATTGAGAATAGGGTGCTCCCACTCCACTGATTCCCACCAATCTGTTGTCCGCACGCGGATTTCCTGGAGAGTATTAGAAGGAGATAGTTTTCCCTCATCATCAACCTCAAGCTGTGGAAGATAGAGAGGAATCCGCTTTACCTTGGGACAATTACTTATTTCGATGACTTGGAGAGAATTGCAAACCATCACTGCATTTTCACTACAAATGCCCTTCAATTTTGGTAGATTGGACAAAATTAAAGTCGTCAGTCTGGGAAAATTGTACTTGATGGAATCATTATTTGTACCCATTCCTTCTCCTTCGGGTTCTGTTATTATTTCTTCCAACTGCAAACAATAGTTAACCTCGATCTTTTCCAGGTTGTGTAGAGCCCGATCAGCTTCAAacaatttttgtattttatgagAACTACATAGAGTAATCTCTTTGAGGGAGGAAAATGTGCTTAATGATGATTCTCCAACTCCAACTAGGACTATCAAATCTGGTAAATTTCGCAGTGTAAGAGACGCAAGTTTTTTAAGCTGATCACACTTGGATGAAAATATGGACTCCAAATCAAAACAATCCTCCACTGTACATCCCTTCAAATGAATTGCATCCCTCAATGTAATATCATTTAAACTCCTTGCACCATAGCAATGCTTCAGATGTAATTGTTGAATATCATAGGGAAGTATGACTGCATCTCCAATAATAATTTCAATCCTCTCAAATAGAACCAGTTTACTAGAAGCCGAAGGAATATCTTTACTTCGGTACAGGGGACACACCAAGATAGAGTATTTATGAAGCCTTTTTCTCTGGCCCACATACATGTTCCAGTCACCCATGTTACAGAACCAGACTTCAAAAACTTCTAACTTGTTAAATTCCCTCATTTGTTCTGGATTTCTTAATATTGGATGCATTGCCAAAAGATCAAGATATCTAAGATTTACCAACATTTCCAAACCTTGAGGGATTTCCTTGATTCCACTTCCTCGAAGGCGCAATTTCTTTAAAGCTTGAAGCTTCAATACAGAAGGCAAACTCTCTAAATAGTAACAGCCAATAAGCAACAATGCCGTGAGTTTCTCCAAAGCAGAAATAGAGCTAGGCAAACTCTCAAAAGGATTATGAGAAAGATCAAGAATCTTAAGGTTAGGAAAGTGCTCAAAGAAAGACTCTGGAATTTCTCTCAAATAATTACGTGAGAGCAACAATGTTGTGAGTTTTGGGAATTTTGGACACTTCATATGTTGAGGAATTGCTGAGATGGAATTGTACATCAAAGAAACCTTCTCCAAATCTTCACCCCATTCTTCCTCATTTGGTAGCTCTTTCAACTGCTTACCCGCCTTTACCataaatctttttcttttgatatgcAACGCCATATCTCTGAAAACATCATGCATCTTTACATATGCACTATTCTCAACCCTTTCAAGCAAACTGTTTTGTTCAAACTTCTCTAAAATGGAGTGACCGTTATCTTCCATTGCTTCTCGACTTCCCATTTCGTCTAGAAGTCCTTCTTCCATCCAATATTGGATTATCTCTTCTTTTTCGATTTGATGATCCTCAGGATATAATGCACAATAAGAGAAGCAATCTTGGTCTCCTGTGTTTAGACGATCATAGCTGAATTTTAAGGAGCCAAACACCTTGTCTTCCATATCCCGAATGTTTCTAACGTAACCTCTCAATTCATTTACAGCATTTTTCCACACACGAGGATTGGATATGCCCTTCATACAAGCAGCTAGTGTGACAAGTGCAAGAGGAAGTCCGTCACATTCCCCCACAACAAGTCTCATAGATGATTTTAAAGTTGGATTTTCCGATATGTCTTGTCCAACTTTGCTCAAGAATAAGTCTATCGCCTCATGCATAGAAAGACAAGTCACTTGAACTTTCGTACATCCCATTGACCGAATAACCTCTTCTGAACGTGTTGTCAACACTACTTTGCATCCATTGTCTTTTGTTGGCTCAACGATTCCAATGTCCTCAAGAGGAAAACTGCTCCACACATCATCCAGTATCAGCGCATATCTCCCTTGTTTCCTTAACATTTCCCTTAacatttttgataattttcctgCCCTGACAATTGTGTTCTCGTGATCCGGTAATTCCTTTTGTAGTTGGCTTACAATGTCCTTCTGTATGCTTCTAATGTCGATGTTCCGGGATACTGTTAtccatatcaattttttaaacttagCTTCTGGGATTAACCTATTGTACACGTCCTTCATTATGGTCGTTTTGCCTATCCCTCCCATCCCGCATACTCCGATCATTCCAACATCATCTCCCATCAGATACCCATATATTTCATCTCTAACACTGACCTGATGACCTACTAAATTCTGTGTAGGTAGTTTAACCGCTACAATAGAATGATCATTAACAACCAATCTACCAGAGAAATGGCCTTCAGCATGTACTTCTTTCAATGCTTGAGTCGTTTCATCAACAAGCTTTCCCAAGGAAGAACGGAAGAGACATTTACCTTTACTGACTTTGACTTCAACATGCTGAGCATGAGCAAGCTTTTCCTCTACCTTCTTGAGCCATCTTTCAACTTCTTGCTTTGGCATTTTCCCATAGCCACATTCGTCGTCCAATTGCCGTTGAATATCTTCATTCTTGGCAAGCAAATCATCTTGTGCTTGCTTGAAATCAGCAACGTATTTAGTGAATTTCCTTtgatattttagatattttctAGCTGGACGGCCAATGAACTTAATAACCTCAAGGATTTGCCCCACGAGTTCAGCCATTAAAAAGCTCTTCTTTCCCTGATTAAATTCAAGAATCAGAAAATCAAACTACAATTATAATGATTCAAATACAGCTAGTCGAACTATTTTAAGTGGCTGAATCCTTTCTTCAGAACTTGTAAATCCTCcaaataaattcacaaaaaagGACAAGACACACCACAAATCTGGTCGCTGACACTAGATCTAAGTCATCAGCTGCTAAATCTTTCTTTACACACAGAATAGTGCAACACTTACTGACATATATATAAGATCCACATAAAATGacgaaattaaataatatgatatagACATATAGCATACTTAAGATCAAATAAGATTTGGGTGCATATATGTATGTCAATATAACTTGTTTTTCACATTTTGTTGTGAGTTTAGATGTAAGAGAAGAACATAGCTAGCACAAGTAGTAGAGTATAAGATGTATGCTGTAGCGGCAGTCTCTTGAAGCTTACCTGAATCTGGCGGCTTGGATTAAAGCTGTAAATGCTAATGCTTAGCTCTGTCAGCCACTTCAACAGATCCAATTGAAACCTTTTTGCTTAACAATATGCAGTACTGTTCTTcgtcaacctttttcttttttgagacGATTCTCAGCAGTCCAATAGTTGTAGAAGTGGTTTCTAAAATGCTtttgtttaaagttttattaaaggttaacACATGaattggtatttaaattatttttttcatattaatatttaaaattttttgattaaaagtattacttaaattattttttctcaaattacTACCTCTATTAGTAAAACTGTTAAgtctattattaaaaattcttaattcAGAAATTGAGACTTAAACTATTTTTGTACTGAAGCATTTTCTATTATAAGTGATacttaaactatattttttccAAATAGATATCACTATTAATTTAATCGCTAATTAAGttgttaagtttatttaaaaataaatagtcaATTAAAATATCCAtgtaaaaaatcttattttctttatatatataatgattagaaaaaatataaaaattaataaaataaagaaactcaattcaataaatttttaaatttggttgaAATGTCCCCTTCGTATTTAAACTTTGAAAAGGTTATGGTGGTATGAATTATTGTATGATGAAGGGCCGTACATAAAATTAAACTGGTGTAGGGCAGATGGAACCCACCTCTCCTTTTATGgggtttatttttcttatataataagGGAAAGGGAAAGAATTCATAAACATAAGGCTTGTATCCTGTACCTCTTCCGGTTGAGGAGGGAACGATGGGTTTATTTAGTTTTTGGTTAAGTCtaaatgttggtaaaatatttttgttttaaacttttgAGTTAAGTGagtattaaaaattaagtgttaatttaagttatgaaatttatttgataaattatttaaaattaaataattatttgatgaatgataatataatttaaaatgaaataaaatagaataaacaaTTAAGTTTATCGTAATAGGTTAgtattacttatttttttataaaaatattgtagaTGAAcgaatcgcctaaggccgcacaaATCGTGAGACGAAATATTTAATCCGTGACactttaatgttattttattaaataaattattttttaatttattaagtttcatcaaattaagttattaattactatatttaattaaaattaatttttaaattaataataatttaattaattacttatttagcCTTAACTCATTTAGTGCGGTTACTATTACAACAATGAGAAATGTGTGAGTTTCAGACA
This genomic window contains:
- the LOC105761282 gene encoding probable disease resistance protein At4g27220; translation: MAELVGQILEVIKFIGRPARKYLKYQRKFTKYVADFKQAQDDLLAKNEDIQRQLDDECGYGKMPKQEVERWLKKVEEKLAHAQHVEVKVSKGKCLFRSSLGKLVDETTQALKEVHAEGHFSGRLVVNDHSIVAVKLPTQNLVGHQVSVRDEIYGYLMGDDVGMIGVCGMGGIGKTTIMKDVYNRLIPEAKFKKLIWITVSRNIDIRSIQKDIVSQLQKELPDHENTIVRAGKLSKMLREMLRKQGRYALILDDVWSSFPLEDIGIVEPTKDNGCKVVLTTRSEEVIRSMGCTKVQVTCLSMHEAIDLFLSKVGQDISENPTLKSSMRLVVGECDGLPLALVTLAACMKGISNPRVWKNAVNELRGYVRNIRDMEDKVFGSLKFSYDRLNTGDQDCFSYCALYPEDHQIEKEEIIQYWMEEGLLDEMGSREAMEDNGHSILEKFEQNSLLERVENSAYVKMHDVFRDMALHIKRKRFMVKAGKQLKELPNEEEWGEDLEKVSLMYNSISAIPQHMKCPKFPKLTTLLLSRNYLREIPESFFEHFPNLKILDLSHNPFESLPSSISALEKLTALLLIGCYYLESLPSVLKLQALKKLRLRGSGIKEIPQGLEMLVNLRYLDLLAMHPILRNPEQMREFNKLEVFEVWFCNMGDWNMYVGQRKRLHKYSILVCPLYRSKDIPSASSKLVLFERIEIIIGDAVILPYDIQQLHLKHCYGARSLNDITLRDAIHLKGCTVEDCFDLESIFSSKCDQLKKLASLTLRNLPDLIVLVGVGESSLSTFSSLKEITLCSSHKIQKLFEADRALHNLEKIEVNYCLQLEEIITEPEGEGMGTNNDSIKYNFPRLTTLILSNLPKLKGICSENAVMVCNSLQVIEISNCPKVKRIPLYLPQLEVDDEGKLSPSNTLQEIRVRTTDWWESVEWEHPILNVKNVVQPLLKFCNRYNLEWRPAVG